Proteins encoded by one window of Streptomyces sp. LX-29:
- a CDS encoding GH92 family glycosyl hydrolase, with translation MATAHAWAPATATGAPRQPDARSTSFASSFEKGDPQPDWRDTVETGPDGEKRTSGVDGAYSSGIPGDVTEKVAAVRASGEHASAGEVKENLVDGEVTSKWLVFQPTAWLEFELSEPVEVVRYALTSANDAAGRDPRDWTLKGSTDGTEWRTLDTREGEVFAERQQTRQFGFAGERAYRHFRLEITRNSGDPLTQLAEVRFGGTDTTPPAPSDMRSHIDRGPAGSPTAKANAGFTGTRALRYAGTHRPDGRAYSYNKVFDVDTAIRRDTVLSYRIFPSMPETDLSYPATHVAVDLAFTDGTYLSDLGAVDQHGARLTPRGQAASKTLYVNQWNHKEARIGAVAAGKTVDRVLVAYDSPKGPAAFRGWIDDVSLAPRAPEKRLAHLSDYAVTTRGTHSSGSFSRGNTFPATAVPNGFNFWTPVTNAASTDWLYQYARANNADNLPTVQAFSASHEPSPWMGDRQTFQVMPSAAAGTPDASRTARALPFRHERETARPHSYEVRFENGLRAGIAPTDHAALMRFTYPGDDASVIFDNVTNEGGLTLDPERGVVSGFSDVRSGLSTGASRMFVYGVFDAPVSDSGMLPGGGGKDVTGFFRFTPGEDRTVQLRIATSLIGVAQAKANLERELPAGTSFERVRDRARAEWDALLGRVEVEGATRDQLTTLYSSLYRLYLYPNSAHENTGTAEKPRHQYASPFSPPVGENTPTHTGAKIVDGKVHVNNGFWDTYRTTWPAYSLLTPRRAGEMVDGFVQQYKDGGWISRWSSPGYADLMTGTSSDVAFADAYLKGVDFDAEAAYEAAVKNATVVPPSSGVGRKGMASSVFLGYTPTGTHEGMSWALEGYLNDFGIANMAEALHKKTRKARYQEEAAYFRNRARNYVRHFDAKAGFFQGRDANGDWRLPADRYDPRVWGHDYTETNGWGYAFTAPQDSRGLANLYGGREGLAKKLDAYFSTPETADPEFAGSYGGVIHEMTEARDVRMGMYGHSNQVAHHATYMYDAAGQPWKTQAKVREVLSRLYLGSEIGQGYHGDEDNGEQSAWYLFSALGFYPLVMGSPEYAVGSPLFTRATVHLEGGRDLVIKAPRNSERNVYVQGLKVDGKRWNSTALPHALLAEGATLEFAMGPKPSRWGTGPDAGPSSITKDDGVPAPDTDLTTRGEGPLTDDTSATEAAFTSVEPPVQPGAHATRYTLASSRRGDAPSGWVLQGSADGETWRDLDRREGESFAWDRQTRVFAVAHPGTYAHYRLVTDSRATLTEMELLGQARKR, from the coding sequence GTGGCCACCGCCCACGCCTGGGCCCCGGCCACGGCCACCGGCGCACCACGCCAGCCCGACGCCCGTTCCACCTCCTTCGCCTCCTCCTTCGAGAAGGGCGACCCGCAGCCCGACTGGCGCGACACGGTGGAGACCGGGCCCGACGGGGAGAAGCGGACCTCCGGCGTCGACGGCGCGTACTCCTCGGGCATCCCCGGCGATGTGACCGAGAAGGTCGCCGCGGTGCGGGCCAGCGGCGAGCACGCCTCGGCCGGCGAGGTGAAGGAGAACCTCGTCGACGGCGAGGTCACCAGCAAGTGGCTGGTCTTCCAGCCCACCGCCTGGCTCGAGTTCGAGCTGTCCGAGCCGGTCGAGGTGGTGCGTTACGCGCTCACCTCGGCCAACGACGCCGCCGGTCGCGACCCCCGCGACTGGACGCTCAAGGGCTCCACCGACGGCACCGAATGGCGGACGCTGGACACCCGCGAGGGCGAGGTCTTCGCGGAGCGGCAGCAGACCCGGCAGTTCGGCTTCGCCGGCGAGAGGGCGTACCGGCACTTCCGGCTGGAGATCACTCGCAACTCCGGGGATCCGCTCACCCAACTGGCCGAGGTGCGGTTCGGCGGCACCGACACCACCCCGCCCGCCCCCTCCGACATGCGCTCCCATATCGACCGCGGCCCGGCCGGCTCCCCCACCGCCAAGGCCAACGCCGGCTTCACCGGCACCCGCGCGCTGCGGTACGCGGGCACGCACCGCCCGGACGGCCGGGCGTACTCGTACAACAAGGTCTTCGACGTCGACACCGCGATACGCCGGGACACCGTGCTGTCGTACCGGATCTTCCCGTCCATGCCGGAGACCGATCTGAGCTATCCCGCGACCCATGTCGCGGTCGACCTCGCCTTCACCGACGGCACCTACCTGAGCGACCTGGGAGCCGTCGACCAGCACGGCGCCCGGCTGACGCCGCGGGGCCAGGCGGCCTCCAAGACGCTCTACGTCAACCAGTGGAACCACAAGGAGGCGCGGATCGGCGCGGTCGCGGCGGGCAAGACGGTCGACCGGGTGCTGGTGGCCTACGACTCCCCCAAGGGCCCGGCGGCGTTCCGCGGCTGGATCGACGACGTCTCCCTGGCCCCGAGGGCGCCCGAGAAGCGGCTGGCGCACCTGTCCGACTACGCCGTCACGACGCGCGGCACCCACTCCAGCGGCTCCTTCTCGCGCGGCAACACCTTCCCGGCCACCGCCGTGCCGAACGGCTTCAACTTCTGGACCCCGGTGACCAACGCGGCGTCCACCGACTGGCTCTACCAGTACGCCCGCGCCAACAACGCGGACAACCTCCCCACCGTGCAGGCGTTCAGCGCCAGCCATGAGCCCAGCCCCTGGATGGGCGACCGGCAGACCTTCCAGGTGATGCCCTCGGCCGCGGCCGGCACCCCGGACGCCTCGCGCACCGCCCGTGCGCTGCCGTTCCGGCACGAACGCGAGACCGCGCGGCCCCACTCGTACGAGGTGCGCTTCGAGAACGGGCTGCGGGCGGGTATCGCCCCGACCGACCACGCGGCCCTCATGCGCTTCACCTATCCGGGGGATGACGCGAGCGTCATCTTCGACAACGTGACCAACGAGGGCGGGCTGACCCTGGACCCCGAGCGCGGTGTCGTCTCCGGCTTCTCCGACGTCAGGAGCGGCCTGTCCACCGGGGCCTCCCGGATGTTCGTCTACGGCGTCTTCGACGCGCCCGTCAGCGACAGCGGGATGCTGCCCGGTGGCGGCGGCAAGGACGTCACCGGCTTCTTCCGCTTCACGCCGGGCGAGGACCGCACGGTGCAGCTGCGGATCGCCACCTCGCTCATCGGCGTGGCGCAGGCCAAGGCCAACCTGGAGCGCGAGCTCCCGGCCGGGACCTCGTTCGAGCGGGTCAGGGACAGGGCGCGGGCGGAGTGGGACGCGCTCCTGGGCCGGGTGGAGGTCGAGGGGGCGACCCGGGACCAGCTCACCACCCTCTACTCCAGCCTCTACCGGCTGTACCTCTATCCCAACTCGGCCCACGAGAACACGGGAACGGCCGAGAAGCCGCGCCACCAGTACGCGAGCCCCTTCTCCCCGCCCGTCGGCGAGAACACCCCGACCCACACCGGCGCGAAGATCGTCGACGGGAAGGTGCACGTCAACAACGGCTTCTGGGACACCTACCGCACCACCTGGCCCGCGTACTCCCTGCTCACGCCCCGCCGCGCGGGCGAGATGGTCGACGGTTTCGTCCAGCAGTACAAGGACGGCGGCTGGATCTCCCGCTGGTCCTCCCCCGGCTACGCCGACCTGATGACCGGCACCAGCTCGGACGTGGCCTTCGCCGACGCCTACCTCAAGGGCGTGGACTTCGACGCGGAGGCGGCGTACGAGGCGGCGGTGAAGAACGCGACGGTGGTGCCCCCGTCCTCGGGCGTCGGTCGCAAGGGCATGGCCTCCTCGGTCTTCCTCGGCTACACGCCGACCGGCACCCACGAGGGGATGTCCTGGGCCCTGGAGGGCTACCTCAACGACTTCGGCATCGCCAACATGGCCGAGGCGCTCCACAAGAAGACCCGGAAGGCGCGCTACCAGGAGGAGGCCGCCTACTTCCGCAACCGCGCCCGCAACTACGTCCGGCACTTCGACGCCAAGGCCGGCTTCTTCCAGGGCCGGGACGCGAACGGCGACTGGCGGCTGCCCGCGGACCGCTACGACCCGCGCGTCTGGGGCCACGACTACACCGAGACCAACGGCTGGGGCTACGCCTTCACCGCTCCCCAGGACAGCCGGGGACTGGCCAACCTCTACGGCGGCCGGGAGGGACTGGCGAAGAAGCTGGACGCCTACTTCTCCACCCCGGAGACCGCCGACCCGGAGTTCGCCGGTTCGTACGGGGGCGTCATCCACGAGATGACCGAGGCGCGGGACGTCCGCATGGGCATGTACGGCCACAGCAACCAGGTCGCGCACCACGCCACGTACATGTACGACGCCGCCGGCCAGCCCTGGAAGACCCAGGCCAAGGTGCGCGAGGTGCTCTCCCGGCTCTATCTCGGCAGCGAGATCGGCCAGGGGTACCACGGGGACGAGGACAACGGCGAGCAGTCCGCCTGGTACCTGTTCAGCGCCCTCGGCTTCTATCCGCTGGTGATGGGCTCCCCCGAGTACGCGGTGGGCTCCCCGCTGTTCACCAGGGCGACCGTCCATCTGGAGGGCGGCCGCGACCTCGTCATCAAGGCGCCGCGCAACAGCGAGCGCAACGTCTACGTCCAGGGCCTGAAGGTCGACGGCAAGCGCTGGAACTCCACCGCCCTGCCGCACGCGCTCCTCGCCGAGGGCGCCACGCTGGAGTTCGCCATGGGGCCGAAGCCCTCGAGGTGGGGCACGGGGCCGGACGCGGGACCGTCGTCGATCACGAAGGACGACGGGGTGCCGGCGCCGGACACCGATCTGACGACGCGTGGCGAGGGCCCGCTGACCGACGACACCTCGGCGACGGAGGCGGCGTTTACCTCGGTGGAGCCGCCGGTCCAGCCGGGCGCTCACGCGACGCGGTACACCCTCGCCTCCTCCCGGCGGGGTGACGCCCCCTCGGGCTGGGTGCTCCAGGGCTCCGCTGACGGCGAGACATGGCGGGACCTGGACCGGCGCGAGGGCGAGTCCTTCGCCTGGGACCGGCAGACGCGGGTCTTCGCCGTGGCCCACCCGGGTACCTACGCGCACTACCGGCTGGTAACGGACAGCAGAGCCACGCTCACCGAGATGGAACTTCTGGGGCAAGCTCGAAAACGGTGA
- a CDS encoding sugar ABC transporter permease, translating into MRKNLFVLGFLALPVAIYAIFVISPFIQAFQISLTDWSGVRGAAQYTGFDNYDKLLHSDEFLNALKHNAIMLAVVPVITLGLGLFFAFMLNVGGRSRRGAVITGVRGTSVYRFVFFFPQVISIAIISVIWFNIYNPDAREGLLNSLLGTVGLDSLQSSWLGDKSLALTCIMAVMVWAHVGFYVVLFSAAMANIPRDIYEAALLDGAGRTHTFFRITLPLLWDTVQTGWVYMGIIAMDAFALVQIMSVNMGGPNGATDVVPLRLYQTAFRDSQYGYAAAMGVAMLVVTLLFAVLTMRFARRERIEF; encoded by the coding sequence TTGCGGAAGAACCTGTTCGTCCTGGGGTTCCTGGCTCTGCCGGTGGCGATTTACGCGATCTTCGTGATCTCGCCCTTCATCCAGGCGTTCCAGATCTCGCTGACCGACTGGAGCGGCGTGCGGGGCGCCGCGCAGTACACCGGGTTCGACAACTACGACAAGCTGCTGCACAGCGACGAGTTCCTGAACGCGCTGAAGCACAACGCGATCATGCTGGCGGTGGTGCCGGTCATCACCCTGGGGCTGGGGCTCTTCTTCGCCTTCATGCTCAACGTCGGCGGCCGCTCGCGCCGCGGCGCGGTGATCACCGGGGTGCGCGGCACCTCCGTCTACCGGTTCGTCTTCTTCTTCCCCCAGGTCATCTCCATCGCCATCATCTCGGTGATCTGGTTCAACATCTACAACCCCGACGCCCGCGAGGGACTGCTGAACTCCCTGCTCGGCACCGTGGGCCTGGACTCCCTGCAGAGCTCCTGGCTCGGGGACAAGAGCCTCGCGCTCACCTGCATCATGGCGGTGATGGTCTGGGCGCACGTCGGCTTCTACGTGGTGCTCTTCTCGGCCGCCATGGCCAACATCCCCCGGGACATCTACGAGGCGGCGCTGTTGGACGGCGCGGGCCGCACCCACACCTTCTTCCGCATCACGCTGCCGCTGCTGTGGGACACGGTGCAGACCGGCTGGGTCTACATGGGCATCATCGCCATGGACGCCTTCGCGCTGGTGCAGATCATGTCCGTGAACATGGGCGGACCCAACGGGGCGACCGACGTGGTGCCGCTGAGGCTCTATCAGACCGCCTTCCGCGACAGCCAGTACGGCTACGCGGCGGCCATGGGCGTCGCCATGCTCGTGGTCACCCTGCTGTTCGCCGTGCTCACCATGCGCTTCGCGCGGCGTGAGCGGATCGAGTTCTAG
- a CDS encoding N-acetylmuramoyl-L-alanine amidase, giving the protein MTLLSGRQRGRALARLTTAAIAAALVGTTAGTAMADDGPASDPTALRTAMKQAAERGAALDGLRAHGPKSAAPGTFAPYLPLNAITETGDLLQYTPNGDGGLRKPFPVEPKGGWKDVDAIMQVDFDRDENLDGTYTRTTDGALRFTGYNADTDLGRGWDTYDVLLSPGDLGGTKEADVLARDGSGTLWLFPARGDGSLSARKKVGTGWGQFTQIAGQHDLSGDGKADIVARDKAGVLWLYQGTGDANKPFAKRAKVGGGWNQFNRILSTGDLDIDEKGRADLVARDNAGALWLYQGTGNASAPFKAKVKIGDSGWNAYRLFS; this is encoded by the coding sequence GTGACTCTTCTCTCCGGCCGTCAGCGCGGCCGCGCGCTCGCCCGGCTGACCACCGCCGCGATAGCCGCCGCCCTGGTCGGCACCACCGCCGGCACCGCCATGGCCGACGACGGCCCGGCCTCCGACCCGACCGCCCTGCGCACGGCGATGAAGCAGGCCGCGGAGCGAGGCGCCGCGCTCGACGGACTCCGGGCGCACGGCCCGAAGTCGGCGGCCCCGGGCACCTTCGCTCCGTACCTCCCGCTCAACGCCATCACCGAGACCGGTGACCTGCTCCAGTACACGCCGAACGGCGACGGCGGCCTGCGCAAGCCCTTCCCGGTGGAGCCGAAGGGCGGCTGGAAGGACGTCGACGCCATCATGCAGGTCGACTTCGACCGGGACGAGAACCTCGACGGGACGTACACCCGGACCACCGACGGCGCCCTGCGCTTCACGGGGTACAACGCCGACACGGACCTCGGCCGCGGCTGGGACACGTACGACGTGCTGCTGTCCCCGGGCGACCTCGGCGGGACCAAGGAGGCCGACGTCCTCGCCCGGGACGGCTCCGGCACCCTCTGGCTCTTCCCGGCCAGGGGCGACGGCTCCCTGAGCGCCCGTAAGAAGGTCGGCACCGGCTGGGGCCAGTTCACCCAGATCGCCGGCCAGCACGACCTCTCCGGCGACGGCAAGGCCGACATCGTCGCCCGCGACAAGGCCGGCGTGCTGTGGCTCTACCAGGGCACCGGCGACGCGAACAAGCCCTTCGCCAAGCGCGCCAAGGTCGGCGGCGGCTGGAACCAGTTCAACCGGATCCTCTCCACCGGTGACCTGGACATCGACGAGAAGGGCCGCGCCGACCTCGTCGCCCGCGACAACGCCGGGGCGCTGTGGCTCTACCAGGGCACCGGCAACGCCTCGGCGCCTTTCAAGGCCAAGGTCAAGATCGGCGACTCCGGCTGGAACGCGTACCGGCTGTTCTCGTAG
- a CDS encoding VCBS repeat-containing protein, whose amino-acid sequence MALSSGRNRGRALARLTTAAIAAALVGTTAGTAMADDNPGPVPAPFKGVQQAAPKAAAASKYAPVLGVYGVTKAGDIYGYHPDKRGGLEGGKVDTGFWKDRVHTIFQVDHDKDRLLDGMYGRYTNGTLAFMHVDKGEKKLGGGWNQYNLLMSPGNLAGTKQSDILARNKSGVLYLYLAKADGSLQTKKRIGGGWDQYTQIAGQHDLTGDGKADIVARDKAGVLWLYKGTGDANKPFAKRAKVGGGWGGYNRLLSSGDVDLDGRTDLIARDKAGNAWLFKGTGKASAPFKAKKKVASGWGKFTLIFS is encoded by the coding sequence GTGGCCCTTTCCTCCGGCCGTAACCGCGGCCGCGCCCTGGCGCGGCTGACGACCGCGGCGATAGCCGCCGCTCTGGTCGGCACCACCGCCGGCACCGCGATGGCCGACGACAACCCGGGTCCGGTCCCGGCGCCGTTCAAGGGCGTCCAGCAGGCCGCCCCGAAGGCCGCCGCGGCGAGCAAGTACGCGCCGGTCCTCGGCGTCTACGGCGTCACCAAGGCCGGTGACATCTACGGCTACCACCCCGACAAGCGCGGCGGCCTCGAAGGCGGCAAGGTCGACACCGGCTTCTGGAAGGACCGCGTCCACACGATCTTCCAGGTCGACCACGACAAGGACCGTCTCCTCGACGGCATGTACGGCCGCTACACCAACGGCACGCTCGCCTTCATGCACGTCGACAAGGGCGAGAAGAAGCTCGGCGGCGGCTGGAACCAGTACAACCTGCTAATGTCCCCGGGCAACCTCGCCGGCACCAAGCAGAGCGACATCCTCGCCCGCAACAAGTCCGGCGTCCTCTACCTGTACCTGGCCAAGGCCGACGGCAGCCTGCAGACCAAGAAGCGGATCGGCGGCGGCTGGGACCAGTACACCCAGATCGCGGGCCAGCACGACCTGACCGGCGACGGCAAGGCCGACATCGTCGCCCGCGACAAGGCCGGCGTGCTGTGGCTCTACAAGGGCACCGGCGACGCGAACAAGCCCTTCGCCAAGCGCGCCAAGGTCGGCGGCGGCTGGGGCGGCTACAACCGCCTGCTCTCCTCCGGCGACGTGGACCTCGACGGCCGCACCGACCTGATCGCCCGCGACAAGGCCGGCAACGCCTGGCTCTTCAAGGGCACCGGCAAGGCGTCGGCGCCCTTCAAGGCGAAGAAGAAGGTCGCCTCCGGCTGGGGCAAGTTCACCCTGATCTTCTCGTGA
- a CDS encoding VCBS repeat-containing protein, whose translation MAPSSGRHHGRALARLTTAAIAAALVGTAGTAVADDKPTPLPAPVKRAQAQSAELNEARRAEAPTSVGANGYAPILPLAGATATGDLYYYMPNGKGGLLPRQLVVRDDWAYVSAAMHVDRDDDGVFDGMYARGTDGTLAFTDDTSDKEIGPGWNRYNVLLSPGNLGGAREPDLLARDGSGTLWLHLARPDATLTGRKKVGTGWGRYTQIAGQHDLTDDGRADIVARDKAGVLWLYKGTGDANKPFATRTRIGSGWNTYNRLVASGDVDLDADGRADLIARDTTGALWLYKGTGKASAPFAARVKIGNSGWNQYTQLFS comes from the coding sequence GTGGCCCCATCCTCCGGCCGTCACCACGGCCGCGCCCTGGCGCGGCTGACGACCGCGGCGATCGCCGCCGCCCTGGTCGGCACCGCCGGCACCGCCGTGGCCGACGACAAGCCGACGCCCCTCCCTGCGCCGGTGAAGCGCGCACAGGCGCAGAGCGCCGAGTTGAACGAGGCGCGCCGCGCCGAGGCGCCGACGTCGGTCGGCGCGAACGGCTACGCCCCCATCCTCCCGCTGGCCGGCGCCACCGCCACGGGCGACCTGTACTACTACATGCCGAACGGCAAGGGCGGGCTGCTGCCCCGTCAGCTGGTCGTGCGGGACGACTGGGCGTACGTCAGCGCCGCGATGCACGTCGACCGCGACGACGACGGCGTGTTCGACGGGATGTACGCACGCGGCACCGACGGCACCCTCGCCTTCACGGACGACACCTCCGACAAGGAGATCGGCCCCGGCTGGAACCGGTACAACGTGCTGCTGTCCCCGGGCAACCTCGGCGGCGCCCGGGAGCCGGACCTCCTCGCCCGGGACGGCTCCGGCACCCTCTGGCTCCATCTCGCCCGCCCGGACGCCACGCTGACCGGCCGTAAGAAGGTCGGCACCGGCTGGGGCCGGTACACCCAGATCGCCGGCCAGCACGACCTGACCGACGACGGCAGGGCCGACATCGTCGCCCGTGACAAGGCCGGCGTCCTGTGGCTCTACAAGGGCACCGGCGACGCGAACAAGCCGTTCGCCACGCGCACCCGGATCGGCTCGGGCTGGAACACCTACAACCGCCTGGTGGCCTCGGGTGACGTGGACCTCGACGCCGACGGCCGGGCCGACCTGATCGCCCGCGACACGACGGGCGCCCTGTGGCTCTACAAGGGCACGGGCAAGGCGTCCGCCCCGTTCGCGGCCCGGGTCAAGATCGGCAACTCCGGCTGGAACCAGTACACCCAGCTGTTCTCGTAA
- a CDS encoding carbohydrate ABC transporter permease has translation MTTDITEVSPPEAVPPVPRPPREPARRSEGAVLNVFSHGILVTWALMVGLPLVWVLWSSFKTSDGILSDPWSLPGKLHFENWGNAWREANFGDYFLNTLIVVGGSVLGTMVLGSMAAYVLARFTFPGNRLLYYLFVGGMAFPVFMLVIPLFFVMRDFPGQNLLATYHGLILVYIAYSLPFTVFFMTAFFRTLPTSIAEAAMIDGASHTRVFFQVMLPMARPGLISIGIFNFLGQWNQYLLPMVLNQDEKKYVLTQGLAQIALQQQYETDWGALMAGMTIAMLPVLIVYFLFQRQVQAGLTAGALK, from the coding sequence ATGACGACGGACATCACCGAGGTCTCCCCGCCGGAGGCCGTCCCCCCGGTCCCGCGGCCGCCGCGCGAGCCGGCACGCCGGTCCGAGGGGGCCGTGCTCAACGTCTTCTCCCACGGCATCCTCGTCACCTGGGCGCTCATGGTGGGGCTGCCGCTGGTCTGGGTGCTGTGGAGCTCCTTCAAGACCAGCGACGGCATCCTCAGCGACCCCTGGTCGCTGCCCGGGAAACTGCACTTCGAGAACTGGGGCAACGCCTGGCGTGAGGCGAACTTCGGCGACTACTTCCTCAACACCCTCATCGTGGTCGGGGGCTCGGTGCTCGGCACCATGGTGCTCGGGTCGATGGCCGCCTATGTGCTGGCCCGGTTCACCTTCCCCGGCAACCGGCTCCTCTACTACCTCTTCGTCGGTGGCATGGCGTTCCCGGTGTTCATGCTGGTGATCCCGCTCTTCTTCGTGATGCGGGACTTCCCGGGGCAGAATCTGCTGGCCACCTACCACGGCCTGATCCTGGTCTACATCGCCTACTCGCTGCCGTTCACGGTCTTCTTCATGACGGCGTTCTTCCGGACGCTGCCGACCTCGATCGCCGAGGCCGCGATGATCGACGGGGCCTCGCACACCCGGGTCTTCTTCCAGGTGATGCTGCCGATGGCCCGCCCGGGACTGATCAGCATCGGCATCTTCAACTTCCTGGGGCAGTGGAACCAGTACCTGCTGCCGATGGTGCTCAACCAGGACGAGAAGAAGTACGTGCTGACCCAGGGGCTGGCCCAGATCGCGCTCCAGCAGCAGTACGAGACGGACTGGGGAGCGCTGATGGCGGGGATGACGATCGCCATGCTGCCGGTGCTGATCGTTTACTTCTTGTTCCAACGGCAGGTCCAGGCGGGCCTGACGGCGGGGGCGCTGAAGTAG
- the ngcE gene encoding N-acetylglucosamine/diacetylchitobiose ABC transporter substrate-binding protein: MGSTSDAPGTNRPGTGRRQLIKRSAALGLIAAPGMGLLSACATGGGDDDADKPKQPEGKVSAKNPLGVKEGAPLEAFIFKGGLGDQYAKDAEADYKATYDAEVRHTGTQQVGPKLQPRFAGGNPPDVIDNSGADHLDMNNLSTQGQLMDLAPLLDAVSFDDPDKKVRDLLYPSTLEKGRHGDTFDVLYYAFTVYGSWYSRKLLDDKGWEYPRTLDEMVRLCGEIKKAGIAPWTYPGKYPYYVHFNLFAQIAKIGGMEKWIAIDNLEPKAWTSNDAVKQVVEHYEELAAKGYFLEGSEGRTHTQTQTKWTKGEAVFMPNGSWVENEAAPTTPDDFGMAVGALFDGGSGDRMPHGTVRAEPSEPFIVAKQGKNPIGGMELLRIMLSKKHSQNFAKKVKSLTSVKGATEGMQLTPGLASASKLVADAGENLLTIQLQEWYPKLTDEKLGGLTSELLTGDLKAKEWIRKAQSYADEVAGDDSVTKFKRTA, from the coding sequence ATGGGATCCACCTCTGACGCCCCCGGTACGAACCGCCCCGGAACCGGCCGCCGCCAGCTGATCAAGCGTTCGGCGGCGCTCGGCCTCATCGCCGCGCCCGGCATGGGCCTCCTCTCCGCGTGCGCCACCGGCGGCGGGGACGACGACGCGGACAAGCCCAAGCAGCCGGAGGGCAAGGTCAGCGCGAAGAACCCGCTGGGCGTGAAGGAGGGCGCCCCGCTGGAGGCGTTCATCTTCAAGGGCGGGCTCGGCGACCAGTACGCCAAGGACGCGGAGGCGGACTACAAGGCGACGTACGACGCCGAGGTCAGGCACACCGGCACCCAACAGGTCGGCCCCAAGCTCCAGCCCCGCTTCGCCGGGGGCAACCCGCCGGACGTCATCGACAACTCCGGCGCCGACCACCTGGACATGAACAACCTGTCCACCCAGGGTCAGCTGATGGACCTGGCACCGCTGCTGGACGCGGTCTCGTTCGACGACCCGGACAAGAAGGTGCGCGACCTCCTCTACCCCAGCACGCTGGAGAAGGGCAGGCACGGCGACACCTTCGACGTCCTCTACTACGCCTTCACCGTCTACGGCTCCTGGTACTCCCGGAAGCTGCTGGACGACAAGGGCTGGGAGTACCCCAGGACCCTGGACGAGATGGTCCGGCTCTGCGGCGAGATCAAGAAGGCGGGCATCGCGCCCTGGACCTACCCGGGGAAGTATCCGTACTACGTCCACTTCAACCTCTTCGCGCAGATCGCCAAGATCGGCGGCATGGAGAAGTGGATCGCGATCGACAACCTCGAACCGAAGGCGTGGACCTCCAACGACGCGGTCAAGCAGGTCGTCGAGCACTATGAGGAGCTGGCCGCCAAGGGCTACTTCCTGGAGGGCAGCGAGGGCCGCACCCACACCCAGACGCAGACCAAGTGGACCAAGGGCGAGGCGGTGTTCATGCCCAACGGCTCCTGGGTGGAGAACGAGGCCGCCCCGACCACCCCGGACGACTTCGGGATGGCCGTCGGCGCGCTCTTCGACGGCGGCTCGGGCGACAGGATGCCGCACGGCACGGTGCGAGCCGAGCCGAGCGAGCCGTTCATCGTCGCCAAGCAGGGCAAGAACCCGATCGGCGGCATGGAGCTGCTGCGCATCATGCTCTCCAAGAAGCACTCGCAGAACTTCGCCAAGAAGGTCAAGTCGCTCACGAGCGTGAAGGGCGCCACCGAGGGCATGCAGCTGACGCCCGGTCTGGCCTCGGCGAGCAAGCTGGTCGCGGACGCCGGCGAGAACCTGCTGACCATCCAGCTCCAGGAGTGGTACCCGAAGCTGACGGACGAGAAGCTCGGCGGCCTGACCAGCGAGCTGCTCACCGGCGACCTCAAGGCCAAGGAGTGGATCCGGAAGGCGCAGAGCTACGCCGACGAGGTGGCCGGCGACGACTCGGTCACCAAGTTCAAGCGCACCGCCTGA